A section of the Chryseobacterium scophthalmum genome encodes:
- a CDS encoding LTA synthase family protein, with amino-acid sequence MSSKKLSNLTEKVFNSRFSAFFSILSLYILLSFLIRVVFLIWSSKDVDFNFIYILRIFFTGLLYDFVSGSLFLFLYLFYLLIFPKKWIGSLFDKAFTYFYFAVILLVLYFSLLAEIPFWEEFGARFNFIAVDYLIYTYEVVENINQSYPLPLLIAVLIGLVALTFFMMRKFKVFKNIFSDKVNFKKRSFFVIPVAIFTIVLGFLMKNKYADFSNNLVDNELGKNGAFSFVAAFRSNELDYEAFYPKISDKKAYSILKQNLLQENQAYTSAKFDDISRLTKSNEEQKPNIVVVTIESFSAEFLSAFGNKDHLTPNYDQLAKESIFFTNLYATGTRTVRGMEALTLCVPPTPGNSIVRRPNNQDLFSVATILKEKKYQPYFIYGGDGYFDNMNNFFGGQGFTIVDRDRGNPLSEKIKTERFQIKDDEVSFENAWGICDEDLYKQAIKYADKESNSNKPFFEFIMTTSNHKPYTFPNGKIDLPQGERDGAVKYTDYALGKFISDAKKKTWFKNTVFVVVADHCASSAGKWEINIAKHHIPAIIYNLKQKPEEINRLTSQIDLMPSLFGYLNWTYNTSLYGKDINKTKVGEERAFIGNYRTLGLLRNDLFTQIDDIKRVKQFTVAPTDKSLQEVNFKNEDLVSETISYYQTASERFKNGKMKSK; translated from the coding sequence ATGTCCTCAAAAAAACTTTCAAATCTTACAGAAAAAGTATTTAACAGTAGATTTTCTGCATTTTTCAGTATTCTAAGTTTATACATTTTATTGTCGTTTTTAATAAGAGTGGTATTTCTTATCTGGTCGTCAAAAGATGTAGATTTTAATTTTATTTATATTCTTAGAATATTTTTTACAGGCTTGCTATATGATTTCGTTTCGGGATCATTATTCTTATTTCTTTACCTTTTTTATCTTTTAATTTTTCCAAAAAAATGGATAGGCTCTTTATTTGACAAAGCTTTCACTTATTTTTATTTCGCAGTTATTCTTTTGGTTCTTTATTTCAGTCTTCTGGCAGAAATTCCGTTTTGGGAGGAGTTTGGAGCAAGGTTTAATTTTATTGCAGTTGATTATTTAATTTATACCTACGAAGTTGTAGAAAACATCAATCAGTCTTATCCGTTGCCGTTGCTTATCGCTGTTTTAATTGGCTTGGTTGCTTTGACGTTTTTTATGATGAGAAAATTTAAGGTTTTTAAAAATATATTTTCAGATAAAGTAAACTTCAAAAAACGTTCATTTTTTGTGATTCCTGTAGCGATTTTCACCATTGTTTTGGGATTTTTAATGAAAAATAAATACGCAGACTTCAGCAATAATCTTGTAGATAATGAGCTTGGAAAAAATGGAGCATTTTCGTTTGTTGCAGCTTTCAGATCAAATGAATTAGATTATGAAGCCTTTTATCCTAAAATTTCAGATAAAAAAGCATATTCTATTTTAAAACAAAATCTTTTGCAGGAAAATCAAGCTTATACTTCTGCTAAATTTGATGATATTTCGAGACTTACAAAAAGTAATGAAGAGCAAAAACCAAATATCGTTGTAGTTACCATCGAAAGCTTCAGTGCAGAGTTTTTAAGTGCATTCGGAAATAAAGATCATCTCACTCCCAATTATGACCAGTTGGCAAAAGAAAGCATCTTCTTTACCAATCTTTATGCAACCGGAACCAGAACCGTTCGTGGAATGGAAGCGCTTACTTTGTGCGTTCCGCCAACTCCGGGAAACAGTATTGTAAGACGACCAAATAATCAGGATTTATTTTCTGTGGCAACTATTTTAAAAGAGAAAAAATACCAACCTTATTTCATTTACGGTGGTGATGGTTATTTTGATAATATGAATAACTTTTTCGGCGGACAAGGATTTACGATTGTAGACAGAGACCGCGGAAATCCTTTATCAGAAAAGATAAAAACTGAACGTTTTCAAATAAAAGATGATGAAGTGAGTTTTGAAAATGCATGGGGAATCTGCGATGAAGATCTATACAAACAGGCAATAAAATATGCAGATAAAGAAAGTAATTCAAATAAACCGTTTTTTGAGTTTATTATGACAACTTCCAATCATAAACCTTATACATTTCCTAACGGAAAAATCGACCTTCCGCAAGGCGAAAGAGACGGTGCTGTAAAATATACAGATTACGCATTAGGAAAATTCATTAGTGATGCAAAGAAAAAAACCTGGTTTAAAAATACTGTTTTTGTAGTGGTTGCGGATCATTGTGCAAGCAGCGCCGGAAAATGGGAAATCAATATTGCGAAACATCATATTCCTGCAATTATTTATAATCTTAAACAAAAACCTGAGGAAATCAACCGACTGACTTCTCAGATAGATCTTATGCCTTCACTTTTCGGATATCTGAACTGGACCTACAATACCAGTTTGTACGGAAAAGATATTAATAAAACCAAAGTAGGAGAGGAGAGAGCTTTTATAGGCAATTATCGTACTTTAGGTTTGCTTAGAAATGATCTTTTTACTCAAATTGATGACATAAAAAGAGTGAAGCAGTTTACCGTTGCTCCAACCGACAAATCTTTGCAGGAAGTTAACTTTAAAAATGAAGATCTTGTTTCTGAAACGATTTCTTATTACCAAACTGCAAGTGAAAGATTTAAAAATGGCAAAATGAAATCGAAATAA
- a CDS encoding adenylate kinase: MINIVLFGPPGSGKGTQAQNLIEKFNLKQISTGDLFRFNMKNDTELGKLAKSYIDKGELVPDQVTTDMLIDEIRKPSDAAGFIFDGYPRTAVQTEALEKIVKEELNDNIDVCLSLVVEDSILVERLLKRGEISGRSDDSNVEIIENRIKEYYTKTAEVAELYKQQGKYVEINGVGEINEISEKLFAEVEKVK, translated from the coding sequence ATGATAAACATTGTTCTGTTCGGTCCTCCAGGAAGTGGAAAAGGTACTCAAGCGCAAAACTTAATCGAGAAATTTAATTTAAAGCAAATCTCAACAGGTGATCTTTTCAGATTCAACATGAAAAATGATACCGAATTGGGAAAACTGGCAAAATCTTATATCGATAAAGGAGAATTGGTTCCGGATCAGGTAACAACAGATATGCTGATTGACGAAATCAGAAAACCAAGCGATGCTGCAGGATTTATTTTCGACGGATATCCTAGAACTGCAGTGCAGACAGAAGCTTTGGAGAAAATTGTAAAAGAAGAACTGAATGATAATATCGATGTTTGTCTTTCTTTAGTTGTTGAAGACTCTATTTTGGTTGAAAGATTACTGAAAAGAGGTGAAATCAGCGGAAGATCTGATGACAGCAATGTAGAAATTATCGAAAACAGAATAAAAGAATACTACACAAAAACAGCAGAAGTAGCCGAACTTTACAAACAACAAGGTAAATATGTAGAGATCAACGGTGTAGGAGAAATCAACGAGATTTCTGAAAAACTTTTTGCTGAAGTAGAAAAAGTAAAATAA
- the obgE gene encoding GTPase ObgE: protein MSNFVDYVKIHCKSGHGGAGSAHLRREKYIPKGGPDGGDGGRGGHIIMKGNAHEWTLLPLRYTRHVKAERGQNGAKNQLTGAYGEDVYINVPIGTIAKNEEGEVVGEILEDGQEIILMEGGKGGKGNEFFKSSTNQTPRFAQPGMDGQEGYIVFELKILADVGLVGFPNAGKSTLLASVSAAKPKIANYAFTTLTPNLGIVDYRNYKSFVMADIPGIIEGAAEGKGLGHRFLRHIERNSILLFLIPADSEHHFQEFKILENELKEYNPELLDKDFIISVSKADLLDDELKKEIAAEFPENKKPLFFSGVTGEGLTELKDAIWKRLHG, encoded by the coding sequence ATGTCAAATTTTGTAGATTACGTAAAGATTCATTGTAAAAGCGGTCACGGAGGTGCGGGTTCTGCCCATCTTCGCCGCGAAAAATATATTCCTAAAGGTGGTCCTGATGGAGGTGACGGAGGTCGCGGAGGACACATCATCATGAAAGGAAATGCCCATGAATGGACTTTACTACCCCTTCGATACACCCGTCACGTAAAAGCGGAACGCGGACAAAACGGAGCAAAAAACCAGTTAACAGGAGCTTACGGAGAAGATGTTTACATCAACGTTCCTATTGGAACGATTGCTAAAAATGAAGAAGGAGAAGTTGTAGGTGAAATTCTGGAAGATGGTCAGGAAATCATCTTAATGGAAGGTGGAAAAGGTGGAAAAGGAAATGAATTTTTCAAATCATCAACCAATCAAACTCCACGTTTTGCTCAACCAGGAATGGACGGACAAGAGGGTTACATCGTTTTCGAACTTAAAATCTTAGCTGATGTAGGTCTTGTAGGTTTCCCCAATGCAGGAAAATCTACACTGTTAGCTTCAGTTTCTGCTGCAAAACCAAAAATTGCCAATTACGCATTTACAACTTTAACGCCCAACTTAGGAATTGTAGATTACAGAAATTACAAATCTTTTGTAATGGCAGATATTCCGGGGATTATTGAAGGTGCTGCAGAAGGAAAAGGTCTTGGTCACAGATTCTTAAGACATATTGAAAGAAATTCAATTTTATTATTCTTAATTCCTGCAGATTCTGAACACCATTTTCAGGAGTTTAAAATTTTGGAAAACGAATTGAAAGAATATAATCCTGAGCTTTTAGATAAAGATTTTATTATCTCTGTTTCTAAAGCCGATCTTTTGGATGATGAACTGAAAAAAGAAATCGCTGCAGAATTTCCGGAAAACAAAAAACCATTATTTTTCTCGGGTGTTACCGGAGAAGGTTTAACGGAACTGAAAGATGCTATTTGGAAAAGGCTTCATGGATAA
- a CDS encoding porin family protein, with translation MTKNFFLALPVTISGFISAQTQESTSDADFKFGVKAGYSLSNMKFFDDKLDSKSYFHAGFVAEKPLSSKVGIQAEVLYTQVGGTDSLPLVQLIGSEIVEMGNVDFNYQFTQIQVPVSVKYYFIPKFSASAGMNFGINLSEKVKTDGIVNGTDSQDLVGYKTLNLFPFLGAEYKITDKFFVDARYNFNFFDTHKNGFETKIGFLQAGLGYRFK, from the coding sequence ATGACTAAGAATTTTTTTTTAGCCCTTCCGGTCACTATTTCGGGATTTATAAGTGCTCAAACTCAAGAGTCTACCTCTGATGCAGATTTTAAATTTGGCGTAAAAGCAGGTTATTCCTTATCAAACATGAAATTTTTTGATGACAAATTAGATTCAAAATCTTATTTCCATGCAGGTTTTGTAGCAGAAAAGCCTCTTTCATCAAAAGTGGGCATTCAGGCTGAAGTTTTATACACTCAGGTTGGTGGTACAGATTCTCTTCCTTTGGTACAGCTTATTGGCAGCGAAATTGTAGAAATGGGAAATGTTGATTTTAATTATCAATTTACTCAGATTCAAGTTCCGGTTTCAGTAAAATACTATTTTATTCCAAAATTTTCTGCTTCTGCAGGAATGAATTTCGGTATTAATCTTTCTGAAAAAGTTAAAACCGATGGAATTGTAAATGGCACAGATTCTCAGGATTTAGTTGGCTATAAAACGCTAAACCTCTTCCCTTTTCTTGGTGCGGAATATAAAATAACAGATAAATTTTTTGTTGACGCGCGATATAATTTCAACTTTTTTGACACACACAAAAATGGTTTTGAAACAAAAATTGGTTTTCTGCAAGCTGGTTTAGGATATAGATTCAAATAA
- a CDS encoding sensor histidine kinase — protein sequence MKPLLSKTTKPFIIYVLIILLMSIPVYYFIVDTIWQSELDEYNKTIAEKTAYEFNHLKLSDEALDESIKLWNNIQPETNIEKLKFDNRKRDQYFTIEKAETFSAEPEIERYRCLEKVVYINNKPFLFTVQTNIEESRETIAAIALNTAFFFAIIVAGLLILNRRISAVVWNPFRNTLEKLKNFNLNHQSKIEFEKTDISEFEELHQSLSKLIEHSISVYKTQKEFTENASHELQTPLAIIKHKLDILLQDKDLTSKQYEIVEDINRALTRSSRINKNLLLLAKIENSQFDTTENILLNNVVEQSIELLEEHFQQKNIKVQSSLEVEVFVNGNMSLTEVLFNNLIVNAIRHTTQNGFIDIKLMNSSFQIANSGAGKLNEDFLFKRFSRLSTDSNGSGLGLAIIYEICKFQNWKISYTFENSQHIFTVDFLNSKLILN from the coding sequence ATGAAACCGCTTTTAAGTAAAACCACAAAACCATTTATTATCTATGTACTCATTATTTTGTTAATGAGTATTCCTGTTTACTATTTTATTGTAGATACAATTTGGCAGAGTGAACTCGATGAGTACAACAAAACGATTGCAGAAAAAACGGCGTATGAATTTAATCATCTTAAATTGTCTGATGAAGCTTTAGATGAAAGTATTAAGCTTTGGAACAACATCCAGCCGGAAACGAATATCGAAAAACTTAAATTCGACAATAGAAAAAGAGATCAATATTTTACTATTGAAAAAGCCGAAACTTTTTCTGCGGAACCTGAAATAGAACGTTATCGTTGTCTGGAAAAAGTAGTTTACATCAATAATAAACCTTTTCTTTTTACGGTACAGACCAATATTGAAGAATCTCGTGAAACTATTGCAGCAATTGCACTCAACACCGCATTTTTCTTTGCGATTATTGTTGCGGGACTTTTAATTCTCAATAGGAGAATTTCAGCGGTGGTGTGGAATCCGTTTAGAAATACATTAGAAAAGCTGAAAAATTTTAACCTGAATCATCAAAGTAAAATAGAATTTGAAAAAACCGATATTTCAGAGTTTGAAGAACTTCACCAGTCTTTATCTAAATTGATAGAACACAGTATTTCTGTCTATAAAACCCAAAAAGAATTTACCGAAAATGCGTCCCATGAATTGCAGACGCCTTTGGCAATTATTAAGCACAAATTAGATATTCTTCTTCAGGATAAGGATTTAACTTCAAAACAATACGAAATTGTAGAAGACATCAACAGAGCTTTGACGCGAAGTTCCAGGATCAATAAAAACCTTTTGTTGCTTGCTAAAATTGAAAACAGTCAGTTTGATACAACTGAGAATATTCTGCTGAATAATGTAGTTGAGCAAAGCATTGAACTATTGGAAGAACATTTTCAACAAAAAAATATTAAAGTACAATCTTCTCTTGAGGTGGAAGTTTTTGTAAATGGAAACATGAGCTTAACAGAAGTTTTATTCAATAATTTAATCGTCAATGCGATTCGACATACGACTCAGAATGGTTTTATCGATATAAAACTGATGAACTCTTCTTTTCAGATTGCCAATTCCGGAGCGGGAAAACTTAACGAAGATTTTTTGTTTAAAAGATTTTCAAGGCTTTCTACAGACAGTAACGGAAGCGGTTTGGGACTCGCTATTATCTATGAAATCTGCAAATTTCAAAATTGGAAAATCTCTTATACGTTTGAAAACAGTCAACACATTTTTACAGTAGATTTTTTAAATTCTAAATTAATTCTAAATTGA
- a CDS encoding response regulator transcription factor, with translation MKILIIEDETELSKSIAEYLSGESYLCEFATTFAEAMNKIEMFQYDCIVLDIMLPDGNGLTILEELKKQNKQDGVIIVSAKNALEDKIVGLQLGADDYLTKPFHLSELMARIYSIIRRKQFNNSNIIIQNELQIDLLAKTVTINNQNIDLTKKEFDLLLYFIGNKNKVISKSTLAEHLSGDLADMLDSHDFVYAHVKNLKKKLYDAGCEHYLKTVYGTGYKWGDN, from the coding sequence GTGAAAATTTTAATCATAGAAGACGAAACAGAATTGTCTAAAAGTATTGCAGAATATCTTTCCGGGGAAAGTTATTTGTGCGAATTTGCCACCACTTTTGCGGAGGCAATGAATAAAATAGAAATGTTCCAGTACGATTGCATTGTTTTGGATATAATGCTTCCCGATGGAAATGGATTGACTATTTTGGAAGAATTAAAGAAACAAAATAAACAGGACGGTGTCATCATTGTTTCCGCAAAAAATGCTTTGGAAGATAAAATTGTAGGCTTGCAATTGGGAGCCGATGATTATTTGACCAAGCCTTTTCATCTTTCTGAACTCATGGCGAGAATTTATTCTATTATCAGAAGAAAACAGTTTAATAATTCTAATATTATTATTCAAAATGAACTACAGATCGATCTTTTAGCTAAAACGGTAACTATTAACAACCAAAATATTGATCTTACAAAAAAAGAGTTTGATCTGCTTCTTTATTTTATAGGTAATAAAAATAAGGTCATCTCCAAAAGTACTTTGGCAGAACATCTTTCTGGTGATTTGGCAGATATGCTCGATAGTCATGATTTTGTGTATGCTCATGTGAAAAATCTCAAAAAGAAATTATACGATGCCGGTTGCGAACATTACCTTAAAACTGTTTACGGAACCGGCTATAAATGGGGTGATAATTAG
- a CDS encoding phosphoribosyltransferase, with the protein MESIQVHDKTFVPYLKDAEIQEIVKATALKIYEDYKDEVPVFIGVLNGVIMFFSDLLKHYPGPCEIAFIQMSSYAGTESTGIVYQKMELTKDVKDRHIILVEDIVDTGNTVESLFKYFNETQRPKSVKIASFLLKPDVYKKDFKLDYIGKEIPNKFVLGYGLDYDELGRNLSNLYQLEDGQINH; encoded by the coding sequence ATGGAAAGTATTCAAGTTCACGACAAAACTTTTGTTCCCTATTTAAAGGATGCCGAAATTCAGGAAATTGTAAAGGCAACCGCTCTAAAAATCTATGAAGATTACAAAGACGAAGTACCTGTTTTCATTGGTGTTTTAAACGGTGTTATCATGTTTTTTTCAGATCTTCTTAAACATTATCCAGGACCTTGCGAGATCGCATTTATCCAGATGAGTTCTTATGCAGGAACAGAATCTACTGGGATTGTGTATCAGAAAATGGAACTGACAAAAGATGTAAAAGACCGTCACATCATTCTTGTAGAAGACATCGTAGACACAGGAAATACTGTTGAAAGTCTTTTTAAATATTTTAATGAAACACAACGTCCGAAATCTGTAAAAATTGCTTCATTCTTATTGAAACCTGATGTTTATAAAAAAGATTTCAAGCTGGATTATATTGGAAAAGAAATTCCAAATAAATTTGTTTTAGGATACGGATTGGATTATGATGAATTAGGAAGAAACCTATCGAATCTATACCAATTGGAAGACGGACAAATCAACCATTAA